GTCATTCCCATGAAAATGGGAATCTCCTGCATATCTTGAGATTCCCGCTTTCGCGGGAATGACAAAAATTATTTTCTCTCCACATCATATCTTCGCTCGATCGGTTCAACACCGTCGATCATAATTGTTTCGCTGTAATCAAAAACCGGTTTGTTCTCAGCGTACGAAACTTTTGTTGTTCGCATCCATTCGGCGTCATTACGCTTCGGAAAATCAGGTTTATAATGTGCTCCGCGACTTTCATTCCGATTGAGCGCTCCTTGCGCTACAATGCGACCGAGCTCAAATTGAACCCAGAGCGATCGCATAAACGGAAGCTGATCATTTGCCCACATCCCTTTATCTGCAATAGAGCAGTGAAGAAATCGTTCTTTGAGTTCATCGATTTTTCCATTCACGGTTTCAAGATGTGGGTTGTGACGCTCAACGTAGACATTATTGGTCATCACATCGGCAAGATCATTTTTAATCTTTCGCGAATTTTCGTAGCCATTCAAATTGAGAAGTTTTCGATTCCAGGTATCTTGTCTCTCTTTTTCTTCTTGAAAAACCGACGATGAAATTTCTGCAGTCGGCTTGCTGACTCCCTTACTATAAGTAACGGCCGCAGGCCCTGAAATTTGGCCACTGTAAATGGTGGAGAGGAGCGAGTTTGCACCGAGACGATTGGCGCCATGATATTGATAGTCGACTTCACCTGCCGCAAAAAATCCTGGAATATTGGTCATGTGTTTGTCATCAACCCAGAGTCCGCCCATGGTGTAGTGAACCGCGGGGAAAATTTTCATCGGCGTGCGGCGGGGATCATCTCCGACAAACTTTTCATAAATTTCGATGATACCGCCAAGCCGAGCTTCCAAACGTTTGCGATCAATATGGGTGAGATCAAGATAGACGACTTCCTGTCCGTCAACACCTAGCCCCATCTCTTTCACCACTTTCCAAATCGCGCGCGAGGCGATGTCGCGAGGAACAGTATTTCCATAAGCGGGATACCACTCTTCTAAAAAATACCAGGGCTTTCCGTTGCGCGGCACCCAAATGCGGCCACCCTCGCCACGACACGCCTCCGACATAAGACGCATCTTGTCGTACCCAGGAATTGCCGTCGGATGAATTTGGACAAACTCGGGATTCGCAAAAATCGCTCCTTGAAGATACGCTTGCGAAGCTGCTGCTCCGTTGTTGTGGGTCGAACCGGTGCACCGACCGTACAGCGTTCCATAGCCGCCCGTCGCTAAGATGACCGCATCTGCGGGAAATGCTCTTGTCTCCATGCTCTTCAAGTCGATCGCGGTGATCCCGCGACAACGTCCTTCGGAATCGCGAATCAGCGACATAAATTCCCAGTTCTCATATTTCTGAACTTGCTCCATCACTTCACATCGTCGCACCTGTTCATCAAGCGCATACATGAGCTGTTGTCCTGTCGTAGAACCTGCAAACGCCGTACGGCGTTTTTTCGCCCCGCCAAATGCGCGCTGATCGATCATCCCCTCAGGGGTGCGATTGAACTGAACTCCCATGCGATCGAAGAGATAGACAATGCCTGGTGCAGCTTCGCACATCGCGCGGATTGGAGATTGATGCGCTAAAAAATCGCCGCCATAACAGGTGTCGCGAAAATGTTCTTCAGGAGAATCCCCATCCCCTTTTGAATTGAGGGCTGCATTGATACCACCTTGCGCGCAGACAGAGTGAGAGCGGCGCACGGGAACGATCGAAAAGAGTTCAACACTCCCGCCAGCGTCGACGGCTTTAATGACGGCAGTGAGACCAGCAAGTCCTCCACCAACAACAATGATTTTTGGTTTTATTGTCATATACTTTCTGTATTCATCAAACTGGTGAAATTTTTCTCTCGGGGTACAGACGCTGCGGTTATGCTCCTCGCGTCTTCTGTTTCCTTCGGCACGTTCTTTTACATCGCATCGACGCGCCTCAGTCAAATGCCCCCTGCGAGAAAAATTTCACCAGTTTGCTCAAAATGCGAATGCTAAACTAATCCCCCATAGCGCCATTCCGAGAAAAAGAACCCATGAAGTCATCGAGACAATATTTTGCGAACGTTTACTCGCCGTAATACCCCACGTGATCAGCATCGTCGCAATGCCATTGGCCATGTGAAACGTCGCTGCCAAAATTCCGATGATATAAAATGTTTTCACTCCACCGGTGGAGAAATAATCATGCATATACGAAGCGGTCACATGATGTCCGGTAAACACCGCCTGCATGCGCGTCATCCAGACGTGATAGAGAAGAAAAGGAACGGCAATGAAGCCTGTAACCCGTTGCATCAGATACATCCAGTTACGATAGGTATTATACGAAGTGACATTCGCTGAACCGGAATACATAATCACAAAACCGAGAAGGATGTGAAAAGCGATAGGGAGAAGAAGAAGGCCTACTTCTAAAAAAATGATAAGTGGAAATTCTTGCGTTGTTTTGACGAGATTGTCGAAGGCCTGAGGACTTTTAAAGATAAAGGAATTAAACGTGAAATGTTGAATCAAAAAAATCGCAAACGGGAAAAAACCTAAGAAGGAATGGAGTCTTCGCAGCCATAAATAACGCCTGTCACTCACGTAAAATCTCCCCAAATGTTGGTTATCCCCTATAAAAAGCCTTGAAATAAAAAGCAACTTTTAAACTTCCAAAGCGATAAGTGATGCGTTAGGCCTTTCTACAGGAGACATCTATGAAACGTACTTTTTCTCTTCTTTTCGCTCTTTTTCTGTGGGGATCAACAACGGGCATCGGTGGTTGCCATAACGCTGAATTGGAAAAGCTCCAAAAGCCAGGAACAGATTTTGATATTAACCCTCCAGCGCCACCTATCGCCTGCACGGTCGAAAACGAAACATATATTATGGAAGGTAAATGTTGCGCGGGATTACAACCACTTGCCTTGAATGTACGTCCGCAACCAGATGGAACGTGTCCGGTCTTCATTGATTACATGAGCGAGCCCATGGTCTGTACTGCATGCGGAAATAAACAATGTGGACTCGGTGAAAATAAATGCAATTGCCCAACAGATTGCCTTGCAGAGACGCCAACCCCACCAACACCTTTGCCACCAGAAGTTTGTTTGAAACAAGGTGAACAAATTCATTTACCTTTTGATGATGGAACTCTTTCACGTGAAGAAGTGGTCAACTTTTGTTGTGAAGGGTTAAGCCAATATATTCTCGATGCAACTTCACAATTTGTTTACATTGAGTGTCGTATCCCAGAAGCTGGAAAAGACTGTGTCAACGAATTTTATCTGTATAACTATGACGTTGCCCATCCCGACCAAAATCCTCAGTGTTGCGCAGGACTCAGACCTACCCTTCTTATGCAACGCATCATTTCTCAAGACGGCATCAATAACTGTCCTGCAATTCCTGAAAGCTATCCTCCACCAATCGCCGAAGCTTGTTCAGCCTGCGGCGACGGCGCATGCGGCATCATTGAAAACGATTGCAACTGTCCGGATGATTGTTCAGGAGCAAAGCCGAGAACTTGTCTCCAGAATAATGAATCGATACAGGTGAGGATTGGTGGACGTGGATCTACAAAGAATATCTGCTGTGAAGGACTTGCCGATTACGTAACTGATATCACTGAAAATAAAATGACCGTGACGTGCCGAACCCCAAATCAAAACACAACCTGTTTAGATGAATTTCAGGTGAGTGATTATATTTCTGACACGGAAAGCAGAGCTATTGGCTGTTGTGAGGAGCTTCAAAGTATTACGATTGAAGAAGATGTCACTGAAGACTCTCAGTGCAAAGCATATCCAGCTGTCTTTCCGCCACCCTATCTCTCTGCCTGCAGCACCTGCGGTGATGGAACCTGCGGTCCCATTGAAAATATCTGCAATTGCCGCGAAGATTGTCCGATTGAGTAACGTGGCCCAAAATGACCAATAAGTGTCTGACACTTATTGGTCACGCTGATTGTCTGACCGAACCTGCAAGTGATGGTTAGTATTGTTAGCGATCTTTACGAAATTTCTTAAGGTCAATTCGAAGATTTATCTTCCCACGCATTTTTCTTAATGCCGCAAAAGCTCTCTTTGCAGTAGCTTTTTGTGTTTGGGAAAGAAGATCTTTAAAAAGAGAAATAGTATTTTTTTTGGTTTGCATGATGAATAAAATGCCATGATCAACGTCGAAAGTCATGTGTCATTCCTGCGAAAGCAGGAATCCAGAGATTTCCTCTCCTGGATCCCCGCCTGCGCGAGGATGACAATCCGCGGAATTAAGTGCACGGCACTTATTTGGAAAAAATCCTCAATATTTTGGGCCGGCGGCCTTCACGGCGGGACTTGCCTCGGAGGCGTACTTCTCGAAATTTTTGGAAAACATCGCGGCGAGTTCTTTGGCTTTTGCATCATAGGCAGTTTTATCAGTCCATGTGTTTCGAGTGTGCAAAAGATTTTTCTCAACACCTGGGACTTCGTTGGGAATGAGCACTTGAAAAATTTCGTGAGGAGTTGTTGTTACGTTCTCCAATTTTCCTGTAAGTGCTGCATCCAAGAGCGAACGCGTTAGTTGAATTTTCATGCGTTTGCCAACACCATACGGTCCACCACTCCAACCCGTATTCACCAACCAGCAGCGAGCGCTACTCTTTTCTAATTTTTTACCTAACATATGAGCGTATTTTGCTGGATGCAGTGGCAGGAAAGGTCCACCAAAACAGGGCGAGAAGGTCGCTTGCGGTTCGGTAATGCCAGCTTCGGTTCCCGCAACTTTCGCGGTGTAACCAGAGAGAAAATGATACATGGCCATTTCCGGTGTTAACTTCGCGATTGGAGGAAGAATGCCGTACGCATCGCAGGTGAGAAAGAAAATATTCTTTGGCTCCGTGCCAACCCCAGAAAGAACACAGTTCGGAATATTATCAACTGGATACGTTGCTCGCGTATTTTCCGTCATCGAACCATCTTCATATTTGACCGCTTTTGTTTTTGGATCGATCACCACATTTTCTAAAACACTTCCATGTCCGATCGCATTCCAAATCTGGGGCTCCGCTTCTTTTGAAAGATTGATGACTTTTGCGTAACAACCCCCTTCAAAGTTGAAGACGCCAGTCTCACTCCAACCATGCTCATCATCGCCAATAAGTCGACGTGTGGGATCAGCGGAAAGCGTTGTTTTTCCTGTGCCTGAAAGACCAAAGAAAAGAGCGGTGTCTTTTTTTGCTCCGACATTTGCGGAACAGTGCATGGGAAAAACATTTTTTTGTGGAAGCAAATAATTCAGAATCGCAAAAATACTTTTCTTTACTTCACCTGCATAATGCGTTCCCAAAATCAAAACACGTTTTCCTGAAAAATCGAGTCCAATAAAAACATCGGAGGTCGCGCCATCTTGTCCTGGAATGGCGGGAAGCCCGCATGCATTGACAACCGTAAACTCCGCTTTGTGCGTTGAAAGTTCTTCTTTGGTTGGTCGCAAAAAAAGCGTTCGAGCAAAAAGACTCTGCCACGCTTTTTCTGTAACGACACGAACCGGCAAGCGATATTTTTTGTCAGCTCCTGCAAAACCATCAAAAAGAAAAAGATCTCGCTGTGAAAGGTGCTCCAGCGCACGCTTCCATTGACGTTCAAAAACTTCGGGGGTGATCGGTTGATTCACACTCCCCCACCAGAGCTGTGGCTGCGTCACGACATCTTGAACAACAAAGCGGTCTTTTGGACTACGACCGGTCCTTGCTCCTGTACTCACAACAAGCGCTTTATTTTCAGCAAGCACGCCTTCACCGCGCTGAAGCGATTGCGTGATCAGTTCATCAACTGTGAGGTTGTGAAAAATTTCTTTTTTGGGAGTAAATCCCAGATGATCCAAGCCAAAAGAGTTTGTCATGTCGATGTCCTTTCTTTTGAGCATCGACTAACGAACCCTTTCAGGAATGACAAGAAAATTAATGTGGCACAACAACAGCCGGAATATTATTTCGTTTTTTCTTCGCCACTTGAGGGAGAGATTCCTCTTCCTTTTTTTCTCCCTTCTTTTTGAAGAAGGGATGATCAGGCGGAATGATCAGTGCTTTTTCCAAAACTTCATCCATATGTTCAACAGTTGAAACCTTAAGCTCTTTGAGAATGCGTTTTGGAATCTCTTTGAGATCTTGTTTATTGTCGATAGGAATCAGAACTTCTTTGATTTTTCCGCGATGAGCCGCAAGTAACTTCTCCTTGAGACCACCGATCTGCAAGACTCGACCACGCAGTGTAATTTCGCCGGTCATCGCAATATCCTTACGAACAGGAATTTTGAGAAGCGCAGAAACAACAGCAGTAGCCATCGTAATTCCGGCCGAAGGCCCATCTTTCGGAATCGCACCTTCCGGAAGATGGATGTGAATATCGATCTTGTCGTAGAAATCTTTTTCTAAACCCAAAATTTCTGCACGCGAACGAACATAACTCATCGCTGCTTGTGCTGACTCCTTCATCACTTCGCCGAGTTTTCCGGTGACAATCATCTTTCCTTTTCCAGGCATAATCGTCACTTCTGTCGTGAGAAGTTCACCACCAACTTCTGTCCACGCAAGACCAGTACAGATTCCCACTTGATCCAATTCTTCTGCCAAACCAAATTTAAATTTGGGGACACCTAAATAATGTTCGACTTTCTTTGGAGTAATGCGGACAAATTGAGTCTTATCTCCTGACTTCGCCACATCACGCGCGACTTTACGATTGACACCGGCAATTTCGCGCTCGAGGTTACGGACACCTGCTTCTCGCGTATAACGTCGGATGATCATCTTGATGGCTGATTCGGTAAACGCGATATTTTTTTCTGTCAGCCCATTTTCTTCACACTGTTTTGGAACCAGATATTTCTGTGCAATGTGAACCTTTTCGATTTCCGTATAGCCTGGAATACGAATAATCTCCATACGATCGCGAAGCGGCTCTGGAATGGACGGAAGCGTGTTCGCTGTCGTGATGAACATGACATGTGAAAGATCATAATCGAGATCGAGATAGTGATCGTTGAACGTGTGATTTTGTTCTGGATCCAAAACTTCCAAAAGGGCCGCGCTCGGATCACCGCGAAAATCCATACTCATTTTATCGATTTCATCGAGCAGAAAAAGAGGATTTGAAGCTCCCGCTTTTTTTAAACTCTGAATAATTTTCCCTGGAAGAGCTCCGATATACGTGCGTCGATGCCCCCGAATTTCCGCTTCATCACGAACACCACCGAGGCTCAGACGCACAAATTTTCGTCCCATGGCGCGCGCAATCGAACGGCCAAGCGAGGTTTTTCCGACTCCTGGAGGACCGACAAAACAGAGAATAGGTCCGCGCATTTTTTCGACCAGAGCTAAGACCGCAAGATACTCAAGAATACGTTCTTTGGGTTGCTTCAAACCATAATGATCATCTTCGAGAATTTTCTCCGCCTGTGTAATATCAAGTTTATCAGGCGTCATCTCTCCCCAGGGAAGTGAGATAATCCAGTCGATATAATTGCGAACAACAGTTGCTTCAGCAGACATCGGACTCATCATCTTGAGTTTTTTTAATTCTTTCTCAACTCGACTGCGACCTTCGGCTGAAAGTTTTTTCTTTTTAATTTTCTCTTCGATTTCTTGAATTTCACTTTTGAATTCGTCGCGTTCTCCGAGTTCCTTTTGAATCGCCTGCATCTGTTCGTTGAGGTAATATTCGCGCTGTGTTTTCTCCATCTGCTTTTTTACGCGACTGCGAATGCGGCGTTCCACTTGCAAAATTTCAATTTCCGATTGCATGAGACTGAGCAGTTTTTCCAAACGCGCGGTTGGACTCACGACTTCTAAAATTTTCTGTTTATCAGGAAGCTTCAACGACAAATGCGCAACGATTGTATCTGCAAGACGCGCAGGATCATCGATCGTTGAAACACTTGCCAGCATTTCTGGAGGAATGCGCTTATTCAGCTTCACATACTGTTCAAACGTCGACTTGACACCGCGCATGAGAGCTTCACTCTCGACATCAAGTTCCGCCTGTTCTTCAATCGTCTCTGTTTCAACTAAAAAATAATTCGGATTGTCGATATATTGCGTAATCCTCGCACGCTTCTTCCCCTCCACCAGCACTTTGACCGTTCCATCAGGAAGGCGCAAAAGCTGAATAATCGAAGAGAGTGTTCCGACTTCGAAAATGTCTTCTCTTCTCGGATCATTTGTTTTGGCATTAATTTGAGCCGCAAGAAGAATGTCCTTTTCTTTGTTCATCGCTTCTTCCAGCGCCGCGATCGATTTTTCCCGACCTACAAAAAGAGGAACAACCATATGAGGAAAAATCACAATATCGCGCAGCGGTAAAAGCGGCACGACCGATTTTCCTTCAACTGGTGTGCGACGTTCGTCGTCCATGGAGTTCTCCTTTATTATTATTTTTAAGCTGTTTCAGCTTTCTTTTCATACACCATCAATGGTTTTGCTTTTTTTGTAATCACCTCTTCGTTGACCACCACTTCGCGAATATCTTCGCGTGAAGGAATGTCATACATCACTTCTAAC
This genomic interval from Deltaproteobacteria bacterium RIFCSPHIGHO2_02_FULL_44_16 contains the following:
- a CDS encoding succinate dehydrogenase flavoprotein subunit translates to MTIKPKIIVVGGGLAGLTAVIKAVDAGGSVELFSIVPVRRSHSVCAQGGINAALNSKGDGDSPEEHFRDTCYGGDFLAHQSPIRAMCEAAPGIVYLFDRMGVQFNRTPEGMIDQRAFGGAKKRRTAFAGSTTGQQLMYALDEQVRRCEVMEQVQKYENWEFMSLIRDSEGRCRGITAIDLKSMETRAFPADAVILATGGYGTLYGRCTGSTHNNGAAASQAYLQGAIFANPEFVQIHPTAIPGYDKMRLMSEACRGEGGRIWVPRNGKPWYFLEEWYPAYGNTVPRDIASRAIWKVVKEMGLGVDGQEVVYLDLTHIDRKRLEARLGGIIEIYEKFVGDDPRRTPMKIFPAVHYTMGGLWVDDKHMTNIPGFFAAGEVDYQYHGANRLGANSLLSTIYSGQISGPAAVTYSKGVSKPTAEISSSVFQEEKERQDTWNRKLLNLNGYENSRKIKNDLADVMTNNVYVERHNPHLETVNGKIDELKERFLHCSIADKGMWANDQLPFMRSLWVQFELGRIVAQGALNRNESRGAHYKPDFPKRNDAEWMRTTKVSYAENKPVFDYSETIMIDGVEPIERRYDVERK
- a CDS encoding phosphoenolpyruvate carboxykinase (ATP), whose translation is MTNSFGLDHLGFTPKKEIFHNLTVDELITQSLQRGEGVLAENKALVVSTGARTGRSPKDRFVVQDVVTQPQLWWGSVNQPITPEVFERQWKRALEHLSQRDLFLFDGFAGADKKYRLPVRVVTEKAWQSLFARTLFLRPTKEELSTHKAEFTVVNACGLPAIPGQDGATSDVFIGLDFSGKRVLILGTHYAGEVKKSIFAILNYLLPQKNVFPMHCSANVGAKKDTALFFGLSGTGKTTLSADPTRRLIGDDEHGWSETGVFNFEGGCYAKVINLSKEAEPQIWNAIGHGSVLENVVIDPKTKAVKYEDGSMTENTRATYPVDNIPNCVLSGVGTEPKNIFFLTCDAYGILPPIAKLTPEMAMYHFLSGYTAKVAGTEAGITEPQATFSPCFGGPFLPLHPAKYAHMLGKKLEKSSARCWLVNTGWSGGPYGVGKRMKIQLTRSLLDAALTGKLENVTTTPHEIFQVLIPNEVPGVEKNLLHTRNTWTDKTAYDAKAKELAAMFSKNFEKYASEASPAVKAAGPKY